The genomic region TCGCCAAGAGCGGCGTTGAGGCTGGCGAAGGCGGCGTCGCGTGCGACGGTAAATGCCTCAATGCCCTGGGCCGGGACGACTCCCAGGCGCATCGCCTCGATGGCCATATCGGCCTGCGTGGGCTCCAGGGCGTAGCGCTGCAAGGTGTTCGTTGCGGTGCGCCGGTGCTCCTCGTCATGAGGTTGCGTGGCGAGGGCTGCGGGCTCGGTGTTGGATGCGGCTGGCGCCCCCGCACCCGGGCGTTTGAGCTCGCGGGTGGGCACCAGCGTAGGAAGGGGCAGGGTCTCAAAGTTGACCAGCGCCAGCCGCCCATTGCGGCGCAGCCCCACCAGGCGGCCGCTGCCGTGGACGGGATGTTCGACTTCTTCTGCTTCAGCGATCATGGCGTCACCTGTGGAGACAGCGCAATGGAGTTAGAAGTCGGAGAAGTCGTCCTGAGCCGGGGTCTGGGCGAGCGCGTCGTAGCCCGAGAGCACCAGATCGGTGGCGGCGTTGGCGTCGAGCTCAAGCTCCCCGTCGACCAGCTGGCGGTGAAGGAAGTCGACCCAGGTTTTGACGAAGAGGCGGCGGTGGTTGACCTCGAAGTAGCTGTAGACGCAGGCATTGGCGAGCGCGCGGGCGTTGGACGCCTGCAGCGTGCGATCGAAGGCGCAGTCGCGTGCGGACTCAAACACACCGACGAGCTTGTCGCCCAGGGTGGAGAGGAGCTCTGCTGGCTCCAGATCCAGGCGCTCCAGATCGATGAGCACCGCCTGAGGGCTGCGCACGCTCAGGGGCACCGGGCTCTTTAAGCGCTGGTAGAGCGCCGGGTAATCCGGCACGACGTTGCGCATAAACTCCGGCGGCACCGCGTACATAAAGAGGGTGTTGGGAAGCTGGTGGCGGCCGCAGAGATCGATGACCTGACGGAGGTTGTCGCCGATGATCTGGCTGCGTTTGACGCTCACCGAGAGGTTGCGATCGACCTCATCAAAGAGGAGCACGGTGCCGGGAAGCTCCAGCCCCACGATCATCTGGGTGAGGCAGCGCAGCATGATAAAGCCGTTGCTCTTGCCGATGTCCTCATACACCCCCAGCTCGCGCAGCTCGCTGGCCGGAATCGACTCCCCGGTGAGCCAGGCCTCCAGGCGTTGCTCGTCTTCAAAACGCCCTTCGAGGAAGGCGGCGGCGAACTCCACAATGGCGCGGCGGTAAGAGTGGCTCTCACAGGCGGCGCGCGCCACGGTGGTGCGCAGCCACTGCAAGACGGCCTCGCGCGCGGCGTCGACGTCGGGCACCGAGGGGGTCTGCAGCGCGGCGTCGACGCGATCGTCCATCAGGTTTCGCAGAAGATCGGGCAGCCCGTAGCTTGGCGAGCCCAGCGCGGTGCGCGGGCGCTGCCCGATGCGGCGCACGACGGCCTGGTAGACCTTAAAACTATCGTCGTAGGGGCACTCGTTTGGCGAGAGCTCCACCACGGCGGTGGCGAAGCCGCGATCCCAGGCCAGCTCGCGCACGCAGTAGAGAAAATGGGTCTTTCCGCCGCCGAAGTACCCCTGCACCAGCTTGAAGCTTGCGCCGAAGCGCAGGTGGTAGTCGAAGTACTCGTGCTCGAGCACCTTAAGGTAGCTCTCGTTGCCCACATTGATACGGCGCACGCCGTGCTGCGGCGGCTGGCCACCCTCGCCCAGGCGCTGCAGGATGTGGCGTGCTACCAGGGCGTCTTCGATGACGGCGTTGGGTTCGGAAGGTCTCATAGGTCGATCCGTGGGGTGCAAAACGCGCAGACTTCGCGCGGGAGTCGGTCAGGCGCACAGGAGCGCGTCAGTCAGATCCCAGGCGCACATGTGCGTACGTGCACGCCCGACGTCGACGACATCAGCTGCCAGGGGTTCCCGGTACGGATTGGAAACGGAGCGATAAGTAATACTGCCCATCTGTGCCGGGTCCAGGGACAAAAAGCACATCCTGTTTATTTTTTGTGGATCCGCCGGTGGCCGTGCCCAGGTCGAGGCGGCGCCCCTGGCGCTCGAGCAGCCCGTCGCGCCGCAACCGCTGCAGCTGGTAGGCCAGCAGGTAGCGCGGCCAGGGCGTGAGCGCGTCGAGGCCCTTTTTGCGGCGGGCAGCAAGGTCGGCGTCCACCAGCGAGAGAGGCACGAGCAGGTCCACCAGGTCGACGCGCTCGCCATCGGGAAGTCCCATCATCGCCAGCTGCACGCGATAGGCGCGCTCCAGCTGCTCGAAGAAGACCTCGCTCTCCAGGGCGCGATCCTGGATGGCGGCGCGCGCCTCACTCAGCGCGCTGAGGATGGTCTGCGCGTCGGCGTCGACCTCGGCCAGAGCTTCGCGGGCGTAGCTCAAGGTCGCGCGCCTGGCGAGGAGGTCGATGGTGAGCGTCAGCGGCCCGACACCGAGCGTCAGGGGCTGGTCGCCCAGATGCTCCAGGCGGCCACCGTCGGCCCGCAGCGCGCGGTCGAGTTCGCCGAGCAGCATCATGCGGGCGCGCGTTTTTTCGCGTTCAAAATGCGCGTCGAGCTCGCCGACCAGCGCCACGCGCTCATCTTCAAGCCCCAGCGCTTCGAGGGAGGAGCGGCGCAGGTCGCGCAGCGCCTCGGCAACTTTCGCAGCGTCGGAGGCGAAGTCGCCGGCGCGGGTCATCGACTCCAGCGCGCCACGGGCGCGGTTGAGGTCGCGCATCGCCACCTGAACTTCTTTTTTGAGGGCGTCAACGCGGGCGGCCAGCTCCCGCTCGGGGCTGGTGACTTCGGCAGGTTTGGTCATGGCGGATGTCGGGGGCTGAGGAAATGTGCAGTCCAGGGGGAGGTTTAGAAGATGGGAGCGCGCCGCGTCAACGTCCCGCGACCGGGCCGGAAGAACCTGGCACCAAGGGCCATTGTTTCAACGCGGTCGCAGTACTATGTTTGCGCGGCCTTCCGATGGATTCCGAGAAGACGCCTTTGATGTGCGCGTCGCTGCGGAGTTCAAGTTCACTTTGATTCGCTAAACAGGAGCCCTTATGTCGCGTCCCTTTCCAACCACCGACCCCACCTGGGATATGGAGAGCGTCTTCGCCGGCGGTCCGACCTCGAAGACCTTTCAGGCGGAGCTTCGCTGGCTGGAGTCGCGCGTGAGTGAGCTCGAGACGGCGCTCGCCAGGCAGTCGTTTCCGGCGAGTGCGCCGCTGAGCGAGGAGGCATTGGCCGGGTGGCGCGGGTTCTTTGACGGGCTTTTTGAGCTGCACGACCGGCTCTCGCAGGCGTTTTGTTTCTCCAGCGGGATGTCGTCGGCCCACGCCGATGATCCGGTGGCGCTGCGACTTCCGGCCCAGCTCACCGGCGTGAGCACGGCGAATGGAAAGCTCTCCGTGGCGCTCAAGAGCAAGTTTCGGGGACTCAGCGATGAGGTCTTCGAGGCGCTGCTCAATGACCCACGTTTTGGCGATATGCAGCTCTATCTCAAAGAGCTTCGTCGCGACGCCGACGCGCAACTTGATCCGGAGCTCGAAGACCTGGCGGTTGAGCTCAACCGCGATGGTCTGCACGCCTGGGGGATGCTCTACCGTCAGGCGAGCTCCCGCCAGCGCGTGGAAGTGGAGCGCGACGGGAAGGTGGAGGAGATGTCGGTGGGGCAGGCAAAGAACCTGCTCGACCATAAAGATCGCGAGGTACGCCGCGCCGCTCACGAGGGCCTGGCGAAGGCCTGGGGCGATCTTGCGCCGGTATGCGCCGCGGCGCTGAGCTCGATCGTGGGTGCCGCGCAGACCCTCTACAACAAACGCGGCCAGGATTGCCTAACCTTCTCGCTCAACGCCAACCGCGTGGAGCGCGAGACGATCGAGGCGATGTTTGAGGCCGCGCGCAGCGCACAGCCCCTTTTGCATCGCTACCTCAAGGCCAAGCAGCGCCTGCTCGGGGTCGACGCGATGGAGTGGTACGACCTGATGGCGCCGGTCGGTGGTGAGGCACCGCGCTTCACCTACCCGGAGGCGCAGACCTTTATCGTCGATCAGGTGGGCGGCTTTGCCGAGCGTATCGCCGAGTTCTGCAAGATGGCGCTACGCGACCAGTGGGTCGAGGTCGAAGATCGTCCCGGTAAGGCGCAGGGCGGCTATTGCTCCGGGCTTCCGGTCAGCGGTCAGACGCGTATTTTCATGACCTTTGGCGGGTCGACCTCCGGGGTTACCACGCTGGCGCATGAGCTCGGGCACGCCTATCACGGCTGGGTGATGCGCGATCTTCCCTCCAGCGAGCGCGACCTGGGGATGGGCGTGGCCGAGACGGCCAGCACCC from Lujinxingia vulgaris harbors:
- a CDS encoding BREX system ATP-binding domain-containing protein; its protein translation is MRPSEPNAVIEDALVARHILQRLGEGGQPPQHGVRRINVGNESYLKVLEHEYFDYHLRFGASFKLVQGYFGGGKTHFLYCVRELAWDRGFATAVVELSPNECPYDDSFKVYQAVVRRIGQRPRTALGSPSYGLPDLLRNLMDDRVDAALQTPSVPDVDAAREAVLQWLRTTVARAACESHSYRRAIVEFAAAFLEGRFEDEQRLEAWLTGESIPASELRELGVYEDIGKSNGFIMLRCLTQMIVGLELPGTVLLFDEVDRNLSVSVKRSQIIGDNLRQVIDLCGRHQLPNTLFMYAVPPEFMRNVVPDYPALYQRLKSPVPLSVRSPQAVLIDLERLDLEPAELLSTLGDKLVGVFESARDCAFDRTLQASNARALANACVYSYFEVNHRRLFVKTWVDFLHRQLVDGELELDANAATDLVLSGYDALAQTPAQDDFSDF
- a CDS encoding M3 family oligoendopeptidase, which gives rise to MSRPFPTTDPTWDMESVFAGGPTSKTFQAELRWLESRVSELETALARQSFPASAPLSEEALAGWRGFFDGLFELHDRLSQAFCFSSGMSSAHADDPVALRLPAQLTGVSTANGKLSVALKSKFRGLSDEVFEALLNDPRFGDMQLYLKELRRDADAQLDPELEDLAVELNRDGLHAWGMLYRQASSRQRVEVERDGKVEEMSVGQAKNLLDHKDREVRRAAHEGLAKAWGDLAPVCAAALSSIVGAAQTLYNKRGQDCLTFSLNANRVERETIEAMFEAARSAQPLLHRYLKAKQRLLGVDAMEWYDLMAPVGGEAPRFTYPEAQTFIVDQVGGFAERIAEFCKMALRDQWVEVEDRPGKAQGGYCSGLPVSGQTRIFMTFGGSTSGVTTLAHELGHAYHGWVMRDLPSSERDLGMGVAETASTLLEVIVEQGALAKADASQRLGLLDQRLGRGVAFLMDIPARYDLELAMHEARAEGPLNEEQLSEMTEAIFLKHFGESLTSVDPLFWASKLHFYLTGLPFYNFPYTFGFLFSRAVYARAQKEGEGFIEQIDNLLLDSGRMTSEELAERYLGGDLRDPKFWQAAIADLEGDVAEYEELAQAALQA